In Anomaloglossus baeobatrachus isolate aAnoBae1 chromosome 3, aAnoBae1.hap1, whole genome shotgun sequence, one genomic interval encodes:
- the LOC142295908 gene encoding uncharacterized protein LOC142295908 has product MMILSMSDPPSMEQDRDHMAARILDLTLEIIYWITGEDHTVVKTSSGECVTPRVSGGRSRTPSAITEPPPHSLIHEQKILELTHRITELLSGEVPMRCQDVTVYFSMEEWEYLEGHKDLYKEVMMEDPPSITSPDGSSQRNPPERSPHPLYSQDRPEKEEDVSRDHQVDEVLNVGSVHENSREMTRELENPTSLSVTGENWTSSPSEHHNVSLCFEVEDNNIILTRLITDDEPAVLQCIDLSSDIADHWIPSSDQSTIQFQTENRGKNVKNKYNLALLQEIVTDEQTFSCSECGKCFKSETQLKRHKETHTGKKPYSCPECGNRFDTKTLLQTHLRIHTEEKQIPCPECGKCFKSEIQLIRHKEIHTEEKPYSCLECGNSFKSEYLLKRHTTETHTEKKPYSCPECDKFFKRKPHLTAHLKIHTGEKAFLCPECGKRCSNKSQFLLHLRCHTGEKPFLCTDCGTCFAHNSNLNRHKKSHKKEKLF; this is encoded by the exons ATGATGATCCTTTCCATGAGTGATCCCCCGAGCATGGAGCAGGACAGAGACCACATGGCGGCTCGGATATTAGACCTCACCCTGGAGATAATCTATTGgatcactggagag GATCACACAGTAGTGAAGACGTCGTCTGGGGAGTGTGTGACCCCCCGTGTGTCAGGAGGACGGAGCAGGACCCCGAGTGCCATCACCGAGCCTCCACCTCATTCACTGAtacatgagcagaagatcctagaactgacccacaggatcactgagctgctgagcggagag GTCCCTatgaggtgtcaggacgtcaccgtctatttctccatggaggagtgggagtatctagaaggacacaaggatctgtacaaggaggtcatgatggaggatcccccgtCCATCACATCCCCGG ATGGATCCAGTCAGAGAAATCCCCCGGAGAGAAGTCCCCATCCTCTATATTCCCAGGATCGGCCAGAAAAGGAGGAAGATGTCTCCCGGGATCATCAGGTGGATGAG GTCCTTAATGTTGGATCCGTACATGAAAATTCTCGTGAAATGACGAGAGAACTTGAAAACCCAACCTCATTGTCAGTGACCG GTGAAAACTGGACGAGCAGCCCCAGTGAACATCACAATGTATCTCTCTGTTTTGAAGTAGAAGATAACAATATCATACTGACCAGATTAATAACAGATGATGAACCTGCCGTCCTTCAGTGCATTGATTTATCCTCTGATATCGCTGATCACTGGATACCATCATCGGATCAATCAACGATCCAGTTCCAAACTGAAAATAGAgggaaaaatgttaaaaataaatacaATCTTGCTTTGCTTCAGGAAATTGTGACAGATGAAcagacattttcatgttcagaatgtggtaaatgtttcaaGAGTGAAACTCAACTTAAGAGACATAAAGAAACTCACACTGGGAAGAAGCCGTACTCTTGTCCTGAATGTGGGAATCGTTTTGATACAAAAACACTTCTTCAAACCCATCTAAGAATACACACAGAGGAGAAGCAGATTCCATGtccggaatgtgggaaatgtttcaagaGTGAAATTCAACTTATAAGACATAAAGaaattcacacagaggagaagccgtACTCTTGTCTGGAATGTGGGAATAGTTTCAAGAGTGAATATCTTCTTAAAAGACACACAACAGAAACTCACACAGAGAAGAAGCCGTACTCTTGTCCGGAATGTGACAAATTTTTTAAACGAAAACCACATCTTACAGCTCATCTAAAAATCCACACAGGGGAGAAGGCATTTTTATGTCCGGAATGTGGGAAGAGATGTAGTAATAAATCACAGTTTTTGTTACAtctaagatgtcacacaggggagaaaccatttttatgCACGGACTGTGGGACATGTTTTGCCCACAACTCAAATCTCAATAGACataaaaaaagtcacaaaaaggAGAAACTATTTTAA